The genomic stretch ACATATTCAATAAAAcagtcaaatcaaccaatcagaatgtgTTACACTGAATAACAAAATCAATGATACAAATAAGAGactaaacagaaaatacagttgAATTATTAAACCCTAATCCTAaaagacattattattattgtctcTAACTGTAAATGCTACATTATTTCAACGAATTCACAGTATGTTCGGAATTTATTCTGAATAGATATATTGTGacaatatttttgtaatttgggcCAAGAACTGATCACCGCATTTTCACCCTATTAAAATACTGAGCTTGAAATGTAATGTTTGAATGTGACTTATTTTTGTATAGCACTTCAAAGAGATTTTGAAAGCTCTATCAAATGTGATTGAGTAGCCTATCTATGATTTTTCTTGTTTATGTCCTGATAATGATCCATTTATAGCCTACACGTGACGCAAAGCCTTGTAATGCACTGCTGCTCATCTAAACAAAACAAGCATTCCACAATATTTACACACGCTCAATGCTATTTTCTTATCAGTAGTCTTTTTGGTCTATGGTCGTGATTGGAGATTCGTGATGCGCCCGTGTTGTCCAGCAGATGGCGTCATACACTGTGTGTGAGTCAGGCTCCCGTTCTCACGTGACCTCACTACAAACGCGCTCGTGAAGTTGCGCAAGGTGTCCAGTCACTGCTACTGTTTGTCCTCGGAGTAAAATTAAGGAGTTAAGCATTGGTAAATCGGTCAAACTAAGGATTAAAATAGAAATGGAAGTAATGGAGAGCCCTCTAAATCGTGTAAGTgatttttataacagtataattttataaaatgtgcTGGCAAGTTGCGGTTACTGgagtaaaataaagatttttttttttttctgttgtggctttacgtgtttaaagttttaaatatgcaaaatatgtCCAACTTTATGCCTTAAATGTGATTATTAAGTGTTCATTTGACAGACCCTTATGTTAATAGCTTATTTATGCCTAGTAAAAAAGTTTGAGtaacgtaaataaataaaatttatttagcACCAAGGGACTTTTCTCTGGATCTTCGGGAGGAGATTGGAGCCTTAACTTTAATTTGTACATTTCCagaactgtttatttatttcacaccgacataATGTGTTATTCTCCGATTTTCGCGGCTCCACTTCGCGCTCACTACTGACTCAAGATGTCAGCGCCATATTGACACACTTCAAgggaaaataatgtcatttattactcacccttgtgtcgttctACAcacgtaaaaccttcgttcatcttcaaaaaaacaacaaaataacgacttctcaacaatatgggccgatttcaaaacactgctccggagctttacgaatcgaatcaatGATTCGGATcacctatcaaacggctaaactgctgaaatcacgtgactttggcgctccgatccattgattcgattcgtaaagctccggagcagtgttttgaaatcggcccatcactatatattgttaaaaagtcgttattgagtttttttggcacacaaaaagtattcttgtcgctttgtaatattaaggtagaacccttgaactcacatgaactgatttaaatatgtttttagtacctttatggaccttgaaagtttcaatggctttgctctACTGAGCCATCgcatttcatcaacaatatcttaaagggttagttcacccaaaaatgaaaattctgtcatttattacttaccctcatgccgttccacacccgtaagacctttgttaatcttcggaacacaaattaagtttaaaaaatttgaaatcggccatcactaaataagttgttatttagttttttttgccacaccaaaaatattctcgtcgctttataatattaatattgaaccactgtactcacatgaaccgatttaaatatgtttttagtacctttatggatcttctgagaggaagtgtcattgctccctatggaggcctcacggagccattggatttcaactaaaatagcttaatttgtgttccgaagattaacgaaggttttacgggtgtggaacggcatgagggtgagtaattaatgacattatacatttttgggtgaactaaccctttcagttactacaatggaagagagtgaaggtgcgTCGTCCATATTTTTTGCAGTCTATGGTATCGACTCGGTAATGAAGTccgtacttttgacaactctaccaAAAGCATAACCAGCTTGCAGTATTTTCTCATAAGAGTTATGAAATGCATTGACTGGCATGTGCTATAGTTTggattccattaaaaaaagtcACTATTTTAAGACTCAAGCACCAACTTATTTATTGAACCCataagtgtctttaactactatgtactaacatttaataCAATGCTCTAATTGTgctacatgtttttacattgtagcctacttgttattttttaaaatacctgcatataatttcagttgctaatttctgtaattacgtctataattacactgttgaccttcCCTTACATCTAAACCTATCCTTGAATCCAATCATACCACCAGACCTGTCCTAACCatacccatatcccacctcaatagcagcaaaagtgttttgcaatacagcATGAACACCATACAATGTACctaacattttttaatgcaactacatagtagttaaagacacctaatataaagtgggacatCATTATTTAAATCCTGTGACCCTTTTTCTCCAGAAAACATGGCAATTGTCTTTACTACAGGCCCATCATTTTGGCCGAAAGGCAGATCAGTTGTTGGCGAAAGAAAAATATGAGGATGCGATTTTATGCCATAGTGAAGCAGCAGGTAAAGTAATGAAGCCCCCTTTGTTCTTCAGACAATCCACACATAAAGAATTggcacaaaataaatgaaagagtaaATGAATGTGTTGTTGTCTCTCTCTGCTCAGAGCTGTTGAAAGAGGCCTTATCAATGACACAGAATGAACAGGTAAGACGGCATGACAAGGCAGGTGTGACTCCATTCCAACTGTCTGCCTTTGAGTAGCGTAGACATTAATGTTAAGTGTCGTTTTAGTTACTTGTCCTGTCttaacagttttttaaatggactttataatattcaaatacaaaattgaagtttttttttttaattgaagaGGCATGGTAATAGTTAAGTATATCACAAAAATCTCAAGCTTTTTTTTGGAAATATGTGCAACAAATATAGACCCAGATGGAATCTGGAGAATTTTTCCTCATTTTTGTCTGCATCAATTTTAGGGCAAAAGACACAGATGGTCTCAAATTCCATGTTGGCCTACTTAGAGTACATTAGTTGTGCCTTGAAATGCAAAGACTTGCATTACTGTTTAAAGTTTGGACTTCAaagggtttaaaaaaaaaatgtttctgaagGAAGTTTCACACAGgctgtaattatttgtgaatatAGTATACagtaacattatgaaatattattataatgtaaaaataacttttcatattttaatatattttttaaatatttttaaaattgtatgaattttcagcatcattactccagtcttcagtgtcacatgatccttcagaaatcattctaatatactgaatTTCTGCTCAAATTTTTATTAagacagttgtgttgcttaaaatgtatgtggaaactgtgatgcatttcTTTAGGATTCTGAATAGAAAgttatgtctttactgtcactcttGATCAATGTAATAcatatttactgaataaaagtattaaattctttaaaaaggCACAGTCCTCAAATATTTACCAATTTCCTGATACAAATATTTAGGTACAATATTAGATTGCACCTAAATTCCATTTCCATTCCATGTgctcaagagaacaaaatcgtcacttcctCGGAAATTGTTgtaaatatctgtaataaaaaggGAAGTTGCTGTAATCGGGGAAGCCACTGTGGCTCTATTTTTCTCCATAATTGACTTGAGTCTCAGAGCACGCAGACAAAAcacaataaacgctgtcatCTTGCGTTTAAATGCTGGTGTTTTGGAAAGCAGACGCTATTGTGAggaaattaaaccaaatcattctgatgtcagactttggctcaggcatttcagaatgatcaaaGTCAAACCAAATTTTGAGATGCAGTGCAATGAAATTGGTGCGCTGgatagtccagttatccaatcacatccacCGATGAGGTATAGAGTTTTTTGTGGCACATCAATTTATTCAGTAAAAGTGTTTCTATAGTAGTTTATGCGCATGTCTTCTTATcggataaaaaaatgtatacattgtATAAattttttatgcgcatttttaGAATTCATGCTGatcttggcatttccatccagcattttttatgcaatatcccagaatgtgcataaaaataggtggatggaaatgCGTTATCATCTTTAAGGCTCATGCCTACAGAAATGTAGCTCTCTTAAATTTGTACCGTACAGAAAGGACAAAATGGCATTTTGAAAGGTCTCCCGTttactttttaaagggttagttcagccaaaaatgaaattttatgtcattaattactcaccctcatgtcgttctacacctgtaagaccttcgttcatcttcagaaacacaaattaagatatttttgatgaaatccgatggctcagtgaggcctccattgacagcaagataattaatactttcaatgttcagaaaggtactaaagacgtatttaaaacataaaaaaacataaaaatgtgactacagtggttcaaccttaatattatgaagtgacgagaatattttttgtcagccaaaaaaacaaaataacgactttattcaacaatatctaggggttggcgatttcaaaacactgcttcatgaagctttgaagctttacgaatcttttgtttcaaatcagtggttcggaaaGTGAATCAAACctccaaagtcacgccccccagtggtgaaccattgaaatttctaaaCACTTATGACCTAACGAAGcattgtttactgaaatcacatgactctggcagtttgatgcgcactccgaaccactgattcgaaacaaaagattcgtaaagcttcatgaagcagtgttttgaaatcgtccatcactagatattgttgaataaagtcgttattttgtttttttggctcacaaaaagtattctcgtcactttataaaattaaggttgaaccactgtagtaacatgaactgctttaaatacgtctttagtagctttctgggcatctgaaagtattaactgtcttgctgtcaatggagggctCACTAAgccatcagatttgatcaaaaatatcttaatttgtgttccaaagatgaacgaaggtcttacaggtgtagaacgacatgagggtgagtaattaatgacagaattttcatttttgggttaactaaccctttatgctCTTTTACATTATGTACTACTGTAATTTCTTAATGTGCCTTTTCTTTTCACAGAGTGTAGACACTGTTGTGAAGTACAGTCATTTACAGTATACAGTCATTTTAActatattttgatatatatcaAGGTACGGCTGTCTTTAGAGCTCCAGAGAGAACGACATCTCCAACAGCAGCGCCTGATCAAGATGAGCTGCAAACAGGCTAAACTCAAAGGAAAGCTCCTGGTCAGCCCTTCAAAACACACCTCATCCCTGAAAACACAGTGTCCCAGTCAAACAGTCCTCCAGAGTCCTCCGCTCGGCTGGAAGGCTGCCAAAGATGACAAGACTCGACTGGAAGAGCAGAGCACTGCCATCGCTGACCTGTGGAAGCTCATTGCTTTCCTGCTCATGGAGAACAAGCGGTTGCTGGAGGAACACGGGAAACTGAAGGCAGAGAATGATAGTCTGAAGAGAGACCCTTATGAGGAGCATCAGAGCCCCCCGGCTTCTCTAGCTCAACCTTCACCGCTGGGTATGAGGCTCCTGAATGTGCCCTCTGACCTCCAGCATGAGATCCAACTACTGTTGGAGACGGCAAATGACAGCTAGTCCTGCATCCACCTACACTACCTCAAACTATTGAGCAGTAGTGAATCACCTTACATGAGAGCAGCCACTGAAAGCATGAACTTTAGTCAGTGTAATGTAGTTTAGAATGTCAATATTGGGTTGAAGTTGAGCCTATTTATTTACCTTTTTAATAGACAAATGTTCCTTGTCTTGTTGAACatgtaataataatgaataaataggAAAAACCTTTTTCTTGTTGAGTATCCTTGATTCACTCTGAAATACATCACAGATGtaaaatgtgttgctaatgcTTTTTCATGACTTTAACCGTTAGATTCCAAGCAATATTATTGATATGTGTCAGAATTGAGCAGTATTTGTCTAAAAACTACATTCTACTTTGTTTTAcatttcactttataaaagtgtATGTGAGAGCAGTGAAGTGAAATGGTTCTTTACATGGGCAATAGGGAATACAGTCTTATGAACATGCAGTCAAAGACAGAAGACAAATGGCCAAAGTCAGGATTTTTGCTTAAAGGGGTGATTgattaatttcacttttttttttaaactttagttagtgtgtaatgttgctgtttgagcataaacaacatctgcaaagttacgacgctcaaagttcaatgcaaagggagatattttcttttactgaattctgtttaaggactacaaccagtggctggtagggactacaacgaacttcttcccgggttggtgacatcactaaccctaaaattaacataaaccccgccccgagaaaacgcaacaaagggggtgaggccatgttgggctgctttagagaagatttgcacaaaagattaacatgatggcacatgctagatgatgagttgaatcaactccacagcaactacaaaaatgtatccactaaccattaagaaatgtccagttgcgttctaaaagttgtaacttcttcctgagtctctccatcagtgtcgactccggtttgaacaatgtaaggctgaacactgttactgacgatcgtcattttggctgcgtgagattctccagctttgttgttgttgagcaaccgaagtgcgagctgttaaagctccgccctcttctggaaagagggacgggagcagcagctcatttgcatttaaagggacgcACAGAAATGGAGtgttttttgctcacacccaaatatggGCAAATTTTACAAACTCCAAttaatgatctgtggggtattttgagctgaaacttcatagacacattctggggacacttgttattataggtcccctttaaataataaattacattttggtttgtttaTCACCAAAGCCTCAGAACACTGTTTTTGTTAAAGCTTGAAGCTGGTCactatttcattttattgattGGCGTGAGCTATTTTTGTGGTCTGAAACAGTCATATGGCATTAGATcaggggtggggaacgttgatcctgttgggccattgtcctgcagagtttagctccaactctgaaaaaaaacactcacctgcctgtaagtttagtaatcctgaagaccttgatcagcttcaggtgtgtttaattagggttggagctaaactctgcaggacaatggccctccaggatcaacattCCCCACCCCTGCATTAGATCAACACATGAGTAAGTAAataatatttgggtgaactatccttttaaataaaaacctaGAAAACTGACTGAATAacctttcatttttttaatggataTTAATGGAGCACATAAACAGAGTCATGAAAGAGAATTTTTGATTATTCcatttttaatggaaaatgtaaaacatttcttTAACTTCAATGTACATACAGTAGCAAACAACACGTACAGCAAATAAAGCACACCATGTTATagaaaatcataattaatatatatatttatatatgtatattctGCTATTTACATAATACATTTCAGCTGAAAATTTCACAAGATCTTTTTTTCAAGCAAACACATTTCTTTAATATTCCCCCTCTGCACAGTGAATATTTGCCAAACtgtaaataatttaatgttgcttaaacataataaaacctGTCAGTTTGGCAGCTGCTAATTTGATGGAATGCTGCAATGATTGCGTTAGAATCTCTGCTCTCTCCAACTGTTCAAAACACAGCATGACAGCATGGTGAACACTTCGCAGTGCAAGAACTACTGATAAAGAACATGGATCATTATCGCCTTTGGGAAAAACATGTATTTGCCAGTGTTCTTCTTTCTAATTGTTTTCCATGGCCCTCTGCATGTGCGGCAAGTGGAAGTGATGGGCTTTAAAGCTCATTGCACCTGTCTGGAGAGCACAGTGTTCTACTTTTATCTCTCCGTTTGTTGTACTTCCACCCCTTACCTCACTTTCTGTCCATGCAGGAAGACACAACAGGGAGGGACAAACAAAGAGAGAAAATCAAAGAGAAGAAAGTGACATCATAGAGGAAGTCACGGCCCGTTTTGTTGGAATCAAAGTTCTTTCCTGGAGAATCTTGGGATAGTCTTTATGCTCCAAGGGTTTGGAAAGAGGAGGAGATGCATTGTCAGGACTCCTCCCGTTTTAGCTCATCTGTGTTTTCCTTTAAATGTTTCCTCAATGTGGCTACAGCATCTTTCACAGAGTGATAAAAGATGTTTTTCACCTGAACAATAAATGAAAAGATATTGTGAAATCAGATTTTAATGATGCCTAATTACACTGTGGAGTACGAAAAATGTAAGCATCACAATCAGGGAATTTAAAACTGTAATAGCAATTGTGGTTACATCATGCCTCTTATTACTGAAGGCTGAAATACACTATAATAAGACTTTCAATCGTTCTAAACTCATACAAACTCACATGCGCATTGTTACTAGGAGAcacatgacaaatgaaaacaatatatGTTCTAAAATATCAAATGTTTGATCCTCCAAACCCAACTGACCAAAATCTGCACACTGGCTCTGACTTCCGACAACTACTGTTGACTCCTTCGGACTGTAAATAGCAGCTAAAAtcatgtagtgtattccagccatAAGCCAGAATTAAAAGGAATGAATTGAAAATACCATGAGACACACCACCACACAACCAATCAGAAAGTATCTGATGATTAATATAGAGTTATGCGGAGCATGATTTTGGAATAATAAGATTTCACTGTGGGTGAGGTTACCAGCATGATGCAGTAGAAATGGAAATTAAACGATCGAAAAATAGGTCACAGTAGGAAGATGGAAGTACCTGGAGTTTGTCTTCATAGTTCACTTGGTCTTTGAGAAGGCGGAGCTCTTGAGTTAGATAATAGGAGTTGTGCGCGTGTTCAGGGGACACAAAGTCTACATTCACTTGGATGCAACTGTGCAGATTCATCACCTAAAAAGACACAGCGTGAAATACTGAATGCTGAATGCCTGGTGGTTTGACAGCTTTAAAAAACCAGCCATCCTTCCCAAAAGCACAGGATAGATTGCTTTAGGAGGATGTAGCTGGTATTGTGAGTGTTGTAATGTACCTGGTGCAGAGCTCCAGCAGGGATGATAACAGCATCTCCATGGAACTGGAGGAGTGTGCGGCTCTCAACGCCATATTCCTCTTGTAACTTCTTTCTCAGCCTGGGGCTCAGATACCATCCGCCCTCACGCAGGGGGTCGGCATCACTATCCCACTCTGAGTCCGAGTCCGTCCCTGGATCTGCTTCAGCCTGCTGCTCAGCAGCAacctacatacacacacaaaagcatGAATATAATATCCTCATTGATTAGGGAAGTGTTTAGTGAACTAATTTAATCTAGAGGTCTGTGTCATCTTCATAGTAATGCAAGCTAATGCCATGAGAGAACAACAAAGGGCCCAAGACTGAGCCTTGTGGCACACCATACTTTACATGCACTAGTTCAGGCAACTCATTCCTTACCAGTAAGTACATAAGGTCATGATCTTTACATGATCAAGTAGTGTGGTACCTTTTGTAGGAACTCCTGGATCTTTTGTAGGTCTTTGCTCATATAGATGTGCCACAGAGCACCTGGCATCTCATTAGGGTCTTTCAGTCGTTTCTTTACACTCTCATCCAGAAATTCCCCCTCCAAGAGCTTCAATACACCTAACACACAAAGGGATTTAACAACCAAATTAATGCAGTCTTACACACACGTTATGGCTCACAATATTCCTTTAAAAGCTCTCATGCTGGCATTTTAAAGGACAccaataaagtttttattttagcaGTTCCCAAGACTCTGTAAACACATAATTATACTAATTATACACGTAATTATAAAAGCCTGAGTGGCAAATCTCAAGCCTGAGTCtggtaaataaaaaatatttttatttcttatcaACATTAAAAGAGACATTGTTAGCAATGATGTTACAGGAAGTCAAGGAATGATTTTGTATTGATGTGCATCTATTGACTGTtgagtcattttatttttaaacattcaaatcCACCTCCCTTACGAAGCAATGGATTTTACTGTTAAATAATGTAATGAATATGCAAACTTACAAAGGCAAATCAATATTTTAGAGGAAAACATCAGTGTCATTCAGCCTCATAATCTCATGTTTACTTGCAAGTACCTGCTTTGGATGGGGCTCCGTTTCCTTTAGCCACTCCAACATATACCAGAATACTCATGGTGTCTGAGATTTCAACATGTAGATTACTGGTCCCGAAATCTTGCTCTGGACATGTTGTTATGCCTGAACAAACACAGGAACATAAGGTCCACTGTATAACAAAGAGCACAACAGCACTGTCAGTGACTACAGAAAAGAAAGAATACCGTGGGCGCAGCAGAGGCGAGGACCAAGGTCGGGTCGAATGAAGAAGGAGGGCAGATGGGAGGCTAGGTTCAGATGAGCCTCTGGGTCTGTGTATTCTGGTACCGGCAAAGACTTCATCACATCATGATATCTGAGATGGGCACACAAGATATGCCATTAAAAGCAATGTCTTAACATTAAGATTCATAAGAATTTATTACAAAactattataaaattaaaatgcattctGCTTATTCTTAtaataatgatgacaataattCTGTTTATATTGTTGTTTATAATGTTGTTTAATATGGCTTGATGGTTTAATAACATTTTGAGCACTCATCATTTATAGTGAATTCTTTTTTtggattttaattttaatgcatttacttTTTTGGTCAAAATCAAGAAATAATGTAGAGTCTGATGGAagcgtttgcaaaataaaaagcaatgccacatttctctttaaaggaatagtgcacccaaaaatgaacgattttgtcatcatttaatcaccctcaagttgctccaaaactgtatgaattTCCTtcatctgctgaacacaaaagaagattttttttgaagaatgtcagtatgGAAGTCATTGaagtccatcaactgtttggttacccatgtTCTtcaaaaattcttcaaaaatcttcttttgtgttcagcaaaagAATAAAatccatacaggtttggaacaacttgagtgtgagtaaatgatgacagaatcttcattttttgggtgaactatccgttTAACTAGAAGGCTGGTCAAATAGGAATCTATTTCTCTATGTTGAAATTAATGCGTTTTTAATTCTGGCACTTGTTCCACTCTATTATAGCATGCCTAAAGTTCTAAGCTTGTGTAGAGGTGCATTCAAATAGTGGAAAAAGTGTATTCAAATTGAGAAAGCATTAGCAGTACAAAGCGGTGTTTTATGCAAATACTGGTGAGGTCTGAAAGACAACATATGCTTCAAATGTTTCCAAGGGCGTCAGTACCTGGCAGGCATGAGTGCCAAAAACTCCTCCCCTGATGGCCAGTCTTTCAGTCTATACACCACTGACTCCCCTTTAGCAGATTTAGGCCTCTCTATGGGTCAAATACACACGCATGCAAATAACATTTAGTCCAAAGAGTCAAATTAATCATATTCAGCAAATTAGAAATGAGTATAAAAATGCTAATCTGGATCACTCACTTGACACATCTTCAAAACCATCCCAGAACTCCTTGACCTTGGAGTTTGTGACGCTTCCATCTCTGCAATTGTAGAGGTCACTGTGGAGGCTGGAGAACTCACGACTGAAGTGCTCAGGCTTCCACAGATTAGCGTTCAAACTCTTGTGCAATCCAGACACCAGCACTGGCTAAAGTGACATACAAACTTCAGCTTCAGAATCATACAATACAAagattgttttacatttgaactgtaaatttaaaaaaaaaatatatatacaagaagCCATTTCTATATTCAGCTAAAAACAACTGATATAAAAAAACTGATATTTCCTTCTCAACTAGTATCTATAGAGACAGTTAATACTCCACTAGCATGATATACAAACCTGCTCTTGTGTCCAGTTTTCTTTGAACAGTCTTTGGTTGCCTTGGTGACGGTGATCTTTGAGCCAAAGCAGGCCGGTGGTTTCCTAGCCAATCATGAGGGACAACGGTGTGGGGATCAGCCAATGGGCTTTCGTCAAGCTTCACCCCCTCTGGCCTCTGCCCCACCTCCTCCTCTGGCAGCAAATCCTGATTCAGCCCCATCCTGGCCATCTTTGTAGCGGGAATCTTATTTTCTACTACAGAAGCAATGATGTCATCCAGGATGTTGGGCATGCGAGTGTTCTGGGTTACCTAAAGAATGAAGCAAAAATAGAgtttattacaatttaca from Megalobrama amblycephala isolate DHTTF-2021 linkage group LG5, ASM1881202v1, whole genome shotgun sequence encodes the following:
- the nrbf2a gene encoding nuclear receptor binding factor 2a isoform X3; translation: MEVMESPLNRAHHFGRKADQLLAKEKYEDAILCHSEAAELLKEALSMTQNEQVRLSLELQRERHLQQQRLIKMSCKQAKLKGKLLVSPSKHTSSLKTQCPSQTVLQSPPLGWKAAKDDKTRLEEQSTAIADLWKLIAFLLMENKRLLEEHGKLKAENDSLKRDPYEEHQSPPASLAQPSPLGMRLLNVPSDLQHEIQLLLETANDS
- the nrbf2a gene encoding nuclear receptor binding factor 2a isoform X2, which gives rise to MRKTWQLSLLQAHHFGRKADQLLAKEKYEDAILCHSEAAELLKEALSMTQNEQVRLSLELQRERHLQQQRLIKMSCKQAKLKGKLLVSPSKHTSSLKTQCPSQTVLQSPPLGWKAAKDDKTRLEEQSTAIADLWKLIAFLLMENKRLLEEHGKLKAENDSLKRDPYEEHQSPPASLAQPSPLGMRLLNVPSDLQHEIQLLLETANDS
- the nrbf2a gene encoding nuclear receptor binding factor 2a isoform X1; protein product: MEVMESPLNRKTWQLSLLQAHHFGRKADQLLAKEKYEDAILCHSEAAELLKEALSMTQNEQVRLSLELQRERHLQQQRLIKMSCKQAKLKGKLLVSPSKHTSSLKTQCPSQTVLQSPPLGWKAAKDDKTRLEEQSTAIADLWKLIAFLLMENKRLLEEHGKLKAENDSLKRDPYEEHQSPPASLAQPSPLGMRLLNVPSDLQHEIQLLLETANDS